The region TCTGACCCTCAACTGTGCATGCGCTTGCAGGAAGCCATCGTCGAGCATCTGACCGTCCACCAAGACTCAACCACCGAACCCTGGCGCCTGAGCATCTAACCGCCGCCGAGTGAGACCCGCACCCGATGAATAACGCTCTAAAACAGCTACAGCCTTATCCGTTCGAAAAACTGCGCGCCCTGCTTGGCAGCGTACAGCCCAACGCCGGCAAGCGTCCGATTGCGCTGTCGATCGGCGAACCCAAGCACCGCTCCCCGGCGTTCGTGGCCAAGGCCCTGGCCGACAACCTCGACCAGATGGCGGTCTATCCGACCACTCTTGGCATTGCAGGCTTGCGCGAAGCCATTGCCGGCTGGGCCGAACGCCGTTTTGACGTCCCCAAGGGCTGGCTGGACCCGGCACGTTCGATTTTGCCGGTCAACGGTACCCGTGAAGCCCTGTTCGCCTTCACCCAAACCGTAGTCAATCGAGGCGAAGACGCGCTGGTGATCAGCCCGAACCCGTTTTATCAGATCTACGAAGGTGCGGCCTTCCTTGCCGGGGCCAAGCCGCATTACTTGCCATGCCTGGCAGAACACGGCTTCAACCCGGACTTCGATGCGGTTTCGGCCGAGACCTGGAAGCGCTGCCAGATCCTGTTCCTCTGCTCACCTGGCAACCCGACAGGCGCCCTGATCCCGCTCGACACCCTGAAAAAGCTGATCGCACTGGCTGACGAACACGACTTCGTAATTGCCGCCGACGAATGCTACAGCGAGCTGTATTTCGATGAGCAAACGCCGCCGGTCGGCCTGCTGAGCGCCTGCGTTGCCCTGGGGCGCCAGGACTTCAAGCGCTGCGTGGTGTTCCACAGCCTCTCCAAGCGTTCAAACTTGCCAGGCCTGCGTTCGGGTTTCGTGGCGGGTGATGCCGAGATCCTCAAGGCCTTCCTGCTGTACCGCACCTATCACGGTTGCGCCATGCCGGTTCAAACCCAGCTGGCGAGCATTGCAGCCTGGAGCGACGAAGCGCACGTACGTGAAAACCGCGACCTGTACCGCGAGAAGTTCGATGCAGTGCTGGCGATTCTGGCACCGGTACTCGACGTTCAACGCCCGGATGGCGGTTTTTATCTGTGGCCAAGGGTTGAAGGAGATGATGCTGCCTTCTGTCGCGACCTGTTTGTCGAAGAGCACGTCACCGTAGTGCCGGGTTCCTACCTGTCCCGCGAGGTCGATGGTTTCAACCCCGGGGCCGGACGCGTGCGCATGGCTCTGGTAGCGCCACTGGAAGAATGCGTTGAAGCCGCCGAACGGATTCGCGACTTTATTCAGCGTCGCCGCTAAACGCCGCCTCATCAGGCAACCGCTGCCGCAAGTTCGCTGCGCGCCCCCTGCGCAGCCTTCGGCAGCGGTTACAGAATCACCCAGCATCCGCAGTAGCAGAACACAGGGGGCGCTGCTATTTACCCGCTCCCAGGTTTGCCTCGCTTAAATCCAGGTCGCGCAGAATCTCGCTCAGCACTTCATCGCCGATCTCGTGATGCCGACGCAGGCTGTACAGTTCCAGTCGCTGGGCCCGCAGTGCCTTGAGGCGCAGGCGGTTTTCCAGGTGGTTCATCTGCGACGCCAGCGCTTGTGCTTCGGCCGAGCCGTTGAAAACATCCAGCTGATGCCGGTATTCGGACATGATCCGCGCCTTCATCTCTGCCGCCAATGCCGATTGCGCTGCATCCTGGGCAACTTGCGGCTCGGTCACGTCTTCAACTTCCAATGCATGGATCGCAGCCTCGGCCGTGCGCCGCCAGGCTTCGCGGACCTCGTTGCGCATAGCATCGTCCGGGCTCTTTGTAATGCCGCGCAACAGTAACGGCAACGCAATACAGGCCGATACCAGCGACAACAGAATCACACCCGCGGCAATGAAGATCAGCAAATCCCGCTCCGGAAAATCCACGCCCTTGCTGATCAGCAACGGCACCGACATCACACCGGCCAGAGTCACGGCCCCGCGTACTCCACCAACCGTCAACAACCAGCAGGAGCGTGCGGTCGGCACCATCGTCAGCGCACCCTTGCCGCGCCAGCGGCGCAGCAGCCCGGACAGCCGCCAGATGCTTTGCACCCAGATAAAACGCAGCGCCAGCAACACCAGGAAGATCACCACCACATCCAGGCAGCGATACATCAAGGTGAGCCACAACGTAGTTTCATGACTGACCACCGCTTTGATGATGTTTGGCAGCTGTAAGCCCAACAGCAAGAAAATAAGACCGTTGAAGGCAAACTCCAACAATCCCCACACACTGCGGTTAAGCAAACGGGTACTGGTCTGGCGCGGCAACAGATCAAGCCAGCTCTGCATCATGCCCGCTGCCACCGCAGACAAAATGCCCGATGCACCCAGGCGTTCAGCCAGTACATAAGCGGCGAATGGCAACAGCAACATGAACACCACATGGGTGGCCGGGTCATCCCAGCCGCGGCCGATCATCCAGGCACGCATGCGCCCCACCAGCCAGCTCAGCGCCACCCCGATCGCCAGCCCGCCGCATGCCACCAGTACAAACGTCAGGCTGGCGTTGGCCAACGAGAAGACTCCG is a window of Pseudomonas taetrolens DNA encoding:
- the dapC gene encoding succinyldiaminopimelate transaminase; its protein translation is MNNALKQLQPYPFEKLRALLGSVQPNAGKRPIALSIGEPKHRSPAFVAKALADNLDQMAVYPTTLGIAGLREAIAGWAERRFDVPKGWLDPARSILPVNGTREALFAFTQTVVNRGEDALVISPNPFYQIYEGAAFLAGAKPHYLPCLAEHGFNPDFDAVSAETWKRCQILFLCSPGNPTGALIPLDTLKKLIALADEHDFVIAADECYSELYFDEQTPPVGLLSACVALGRQDFKRCVVFHSLSKRSNLPGLRSGFVAGDAEILKAFLLYRTYHGCAMPVQTQLASIAAWSDEAHVRENRDLYREKFDAVLAILAPVLDVQRPDGGFYLWPRVEGDDAAFCRDLFVEEHVTVVPGSYLSREVDGFNPGAGRVRMALVAPLEECVEAAERIRDFIQRRR
- a CDS encoding Na+/H+ antiporter, whose translation is MQTAYTVLIMLMLVGVSRLLGRLIPLPLPLVQIAAGALLAWPTLGLHVALDPELFLFLFLPPLLFSDGWRMPKREFWRLRGPILTLAVGLVLFTVVGAGYFIHWLLPSIPLPVAFALAAVLSPTDAVAVSAISQNRLPAPLMHMLQGEALMNDASGLVTFKFALAAAVTGVFSLANASLTFVLVACGGLAIGVALSWLVGRMRAWMIGRGWDDPATHVVFMLLLPFAAYVLAERLGASGILSAVAAGMMQSWLDLLPRQTSTRLLNRSVWGLLEFAFNGLIFLLLGLQLPNIIKAVVSHETTLWLTLMYRCLDVVVIFLVLLALRFIWVQSIWRLSGLLRRWRGKGALTMVPTARSCWLLTVGGVRGAVTLAGVMSVPLLISKGVDFPERDLLIFIAAGVILLSLVSACIALPLLLRGITKSPDDAMRNEVREAWRRTAEAAIHALEVEDVTEPQVAQDAAQSALAAEMKARIMSEYRHQLDVFNGSAEAQALASQMNHLENRLRLKALRAQRLELYSLRRHHEIGDEVLSEILRDLDLSEANLGAGK